In Nitratireductor mangrovi, the genomic window GTCCAGCCGAAGCGCAGCGCGCCGCCCCGCACCAGGAAGGCGATGGCGAAGGCGGCGATCGCCGCCAGCGTCAGTTCGACCCCGGCCGAAAACAGCGCGATGAAGCTTGCCGCGCCGGCAAGCGCCGCCGTCACATAGATTTCCGGCCGCAGCAGCACCGACGGCTCGCCCGCCAGCAAGTCGCGCAGGATGCCGCCGAAAGTCGCCGTCATCACGCCCGTCACCAGCGCCACCGCAGGCGAACCGGTCGCCGCCAGCCCCATCGCCGCGCCCATGACGCTGTAGGCCGACAGCCCCAGGGCATCGAGCCACAGGAGCAGCTTGTAGCGGGATTCAACCAGATGCGCGGAAAAGAAGATCACGACCGCCACGGTCGCGCAGACCAGCAGATAGTCGGGGTTTTCCGCCCAGAACACGGGCAGGTCGCCGAGCACGACGTCGCGCAGCGTGCCGCCGCCGATGCCGGTCACCCCGGCCAGGAACAGGAAGCCGATGAAGTCGAGTTCCTTGCGTGAGGCCGCCAGCGCGCCGGTGGCGGCAAACACCGCCACCCCGGCATAGTCGAGCAAAAGGATCGGGTCCATCCGGCAGCGCCTCCCGCCCTATCGGTAGCCGAAGGCCGGGTCGCCTGAAAGATCAGGCGTCCTTTTCGGCCTGCTCGTTGATCGGCCCCGGTTCCGGCTCGCCGCTGCCGGCCGCCTGTTTGGGTCCGCCCTTGGAGACGCCGACCATCGCCGGCCGCAGCACCCGCTCGCCGATCACGTAGCCGGTTTGAACCACCTGCACCACCATGTTGGCCGGCACATCCGCGTTGGGCACCTCGAACATCGCCTGGTGGTAGTTGGGATCGAATTTCTCGCCCTCGGGCTCGATCTTCTTCACCCCGTGCCGCTCAAGTGCGGAAAGCATGGCGCGCTCGGTCATTTCCACGCCTTCGATCAGCGCCGTGAAGCCGGCGCCGCCTTCCTGGCGCGCCTCGGCCGGGATCGCGTCGAGCGCCCGGCGCAGGTTGTCGGAGACCGACAGCATGTCGCGGGCGAAATTGGCGATCGCGTAGTTGCGGGCGTCGCTGACGTCACGCGCGGTGCGTCGGCGCAGGTTTTCCATCTCCGCCGCCAGGCGCAGGGCGCGATCCTTCAGCTCCTCGTTCTCCTTGGCAAGCCGCAGCAGCGCCTCGCGCTCGGCGTCGAAGGCTTCCTCGGCGTCACCGGTTTCGGCGGCCTCAGCCGCCGCATCCGAGCCCATTTCGGCGTACTGGCTCTTGGCGGCGGCGATGTCGGGGTTTTCCGCCTTGTCCCCGGCGCCGTGTTCATCCTTTGGATGGTCGCTCATCGACTGATCCCGTATGTCGCAAAACTGGTTGGTTTCGCGCCCGATATCGAGTCTTGGAGGCCAAAAATCAAGGGGTGGGGTCGAGTAGAGAGGTGGTGCTGTTGACGCGGCACGGGCAAAGCACTGCATTCTACCTCGGTATTCGCTGTTTCTGTTTCGTCGCCGGTATGCGACCTTGATCCTTGGGCAAACTTCTTCATCTCGCCACGTACTCAGAGGTTCCATGGCCGCCGAGCCGAAGATAACCTGGATGATCGCAAGCGAAGTAGGCGATCGCGACGGAATCGGTGTCCAGCTTTTGATCGACGGCGATTTGGTATTGGAGATTTTCCGCGACGATACGAAACGAAGCCGCGAAGTAACCCTCCATAGGGTCGAGGTTCCGTTGGAGCTGTCGGAACAGACCGTTGCGATGTTCAAATGAGAGATATCATGGGATTTCCTGGATTAAGTCGATTGGCGGCTATTCATCGCTTCGAAGCAAGGTGATTGAGTCTCCGCGATGAAACCACCGGACGACATAATTGTCTTGGCACTGCGCTCTATCAGCGGAGAAGTTACCCGGCACATGCGGGCCATCGCATTCGGCTACCGCGGGGTTTCAGCCAAATTTCGATTCTATATGGAAAGCGAGCCTACAGAGATAGAGCGGGAGAATGCTGAGGTCGTTGCAACAAATTTCGACGCGGGCCACCCGGCAAAGCTTGATAGCCTAGAAATAGAGTTCGTTGTGACGAAGGAGGTATTGGGAAAACTCAACTACCTGGACTTTTGTATTTATCGAAGGTCCGAATAGAATCGAAAGTACGCCTAGATCGCAGGACTCCGCTGCATGGAAAATCTCCCTAGAGACGACGCGCGCCAGCTGTTGAACGCGATCTTGTCCGAACTGAGAGGACTGCTATCCGAGGAGTTTTTCTCCCCTGCCTCGCTGAGTTATCACCCGGTGCGAGACAAGATCGCTCGTTTTGCTTGGAGCTTGAACCCTCCG contains:
- a CDS encoding trimeric intracellular cation channel family protein yields the protein MDPILLLDYAGVAVFAATGALAASRKELDFIGFLFLAGVTGIGGGTLRDVVLGDLPVFWAENPDYLLVCATVAVVIFFSAHLVESRYKLLLWLDALGLSAYSVMGAAMGLAATGSPAVALVTGVMTATFGGILRDLLAGEPSVLLRPEIYVTAALAGAASFIALFSAGVELTLAAIAAFAIAFLVRGGALRFGWTFPRYKSRPGRRPEDIP
- the grpE gene encoding nucleotide exchange factor GrpE encodes the protein MSDHPKDEHGAGDKAENPDIAAAKSQYAEMGSDAAAEAAETGDAEEAFDAEREALLRLAKENEELKDRALRLAAEMENLRRRTARDVSDARNYAIANFARDMLSVSDNLRRALDAIPAEARQEGGAGFTALIEGVEMTERAMLSALERHGVKKIEPEGEKFDPNYHQAMFEVPNADVPANMVVQVVQTGYVIGERVLRPAMVGVSKGGPKQAAGSGEPEPGPINEQAEKDA